GCTTTCGGTTTCCGTGACCAGCTGCAGGATGTAATGGCGCTGGTGCACGCTGAACCGGGCTTGATTCGAAAGCAGCTTCTACTTTGCGCTTCGCGCCAGTTCCGTGAAGGCGACGTCCAGCATTGGTGGCACCCTCCGGCCGGCCGCGGTGTGCGCACCCACTGCTCGGATGACTTTCTGTGGCTGCCGCTGGCTGTTTGCCGATACGTTTCGAGCAGTGGTGATACTGGAGTTCTGGATGAAGATGTGGCATTTCTTGAGGGGCGCCCAGTAAAGCCGGAAGAGGATTCATATTACGACTTGCCCGGGCGCTCTGAAACAACCAGATCTTTGTACGACCATTGCGTGCAGGCGATCATGGCCGGCCTAAAGAGAGGTGAACACGGTCTCCCCTTAATCGGCACGGGAGATTGGAATGACGGCATGAACCTGGTAGGTGAACAGGGCAAGGGTGAAAGCGTCTGGCTGGGATTTTTCCAGCTTGAGGTTTTGGCGCGCTTTGGCGAGCTGGCCAGCCGCCGCGGTGACGTGGCCTTCTCCGAGCGTTGCCGCTCTGAATCGGTGCAGTTGCGCCACGCTATTGAGGAGACTGCGTGGGACGGAGAATGGTACCGGCGCGCATACTTCGACGATGGTTCACCGCTGGGGTCCGCTTCGAATCCGGAGTGCCAGATTGACTCCATCGCCCAGAGTTGGTCGGTTCTGTCGGGCGCAGCTGCTGAGCACCGTTCGCGGATAGCCATGGATTCCCTGGACAAGTACCTCGTGGACCGCGATCACGGCCTGATCAAGCTGCTGGCTCCGCCCTTCGACAAATCCAATCTCGATCCCGGCTATATAAGAGGATACGTCCCTGGCGTGAGGGAAAACGGCGGGCAGTATACGCATGCTGCCATTTGGGCGGCCATGGCGTTCGCCGCCCTGGGTGACAGCGCCCGCGCGTGGGAGCTTTTCAGCATGATCAATCCAGTCAACCATTCGTTTTCCAGCGAAACGGTTGCAACCTACAAGGTGGAGCCCTACGTGGTGGCGGCTGATGTCTATGCCTTGGAGCCGCACACCGGCCGTGGAGGATGGACTTGGTACACGGGGTCCGCCGGCTGGATGTACAGGCTTCTCATCGAATCCTTACTGGGACTGCGACTGGAAGTTGACAAGCTTCACTTTGCGCCATGTTTTCCCCTGGAGTGGACAAGCTTCAAAGTCCACTACCGTTTCCAGGAAACGGTTTACCACGTCACCATTCGGCAATCTCCGGACCATGAGGGCGAGATGCATGTCACGATAGACGGCGTCCCCCATGAGGGCAAGTTTGTCAGCCTGGTCAACGACCTTCGGGAACATTTCGTGGATCTCACTTTTGCATCGGCAAGAACTCCTGTCTTGTCTTGACGTCCCGGCTGCAGAGTATTTTAGATTCCGGGGCGATCAGCGCTACTCGGCCAGCAGACGCCTAAGGCTTCGCGATGCGCTTACAGAACTAAGGTCGAGTTTGGAGCAGCGACAGCACGCAGGGTGTGTTATAGTGAAATTGAGGTGGTTACCACCTTCCCCTCTTTCAGGTCTTCTGACCTAAGCCAGTCCATCTGAAGTTTTTCCACACCTTAGGTTGCTTTCGAAAAGCAGTGTACCAATGGCTTTTGACGCGATCCTGACTGAAGTTGAGCAGATCCATGGCGTCTCCACACGCCTTGAAGACCTGGCAGAGCTACATCCGCCGGTCTCAGAGGCACTTGTAACCATCGCCAGAAGCCTTCGCAACACCGCCACGATATTGGCGGTGCTGGTGGCCACCAAAGGCCCCAGGCCGATCTGAATACGGCAAAAAGTTGTGTGAAATGTGGCTGGAGAAGTGATTACTCGAGCGACTCGCGCTTCATCAACGGCTCGAATGTTTCCGGCTGATTGTGAAAAGACTGTCCGGCCCGCATCAGCAGAAAACTCGCCCCCGATCATCGCACGCGCGCAGCCGTCTTCGCCACCGCCGGAGGATGGCAAACGTCCGCGGGAAGTTCAGCTGTTGCGGGTTCGTTGAGCAGCGGGCACGCAGCCGTGCAGCTCTCACTGCAGCCAGGCGAGCACGCGTTGGCCGTGCATCTCTCCTGGCAGAATGTGGCGCAATTCTTGGTGGTGCGATAGCGCGACATCTCCTGATAAAGGGCCTTGCGCACGCGGTTCATCACCCCGACCGGGCGGTGGGACGCCAGCGAGTGCCAGGGATTGAAGGACATGGCTTCGCACGCCGTGTTACGTTCCGCGGAGTTGTTGTTGGGGTCAGGCTTGAAGGTGATGGTGGCCACCTTGATGAAGGGAGAATCAGCCTCATTCCACTCCACGGTGGTATCTTCCACCGGCATGTTCTTGCCGGGAACCTGGGCCTGCACCATGAAATCAAAACACGCGCTGCCGCTGACGGCCTGGTTGGCCAGCTCCAGGCGGAGGTAGTCGTAATCAAATTCTTTGGACTGCTTGGCATCCGGCGGCATGACTTTGTTGCTGGAACATGGCACGGCGCTGTATTTGACGTAACCGTTGGGGCCCAGCGCGTAGGCCGACGCGCTGTAAAAGCGAGTGGTGGCCAGGCTGTCAGGACGCGGCTTCTGCGTGCCGGTGCCCAGCCAGAGTTCGCGAAGATGCCACTTCAGCGGATTGCCCGTGGGGTCAATGAAGTATTCCTTTGGGTTGCCGTAAGCCAACATTTGGTTGAACTGCGCGTATTCTTCCAGCGTGCGGATGAAGAACACCGGGTTGTTCATCATGGTGAAGTCCTGCGTGGTGTCGTCCTCTTCAAAGGGCAGCAGCTTCTTGCCGGGAACGTTGAAAAGTTTTACGGCCATGCCGCGCGCGTCTTTCATGAAGTCCGGCTGCAAGGTGGGACTGCCGCTGGAGAAGCGGATCAATGCGTCGTACTGGCCGGGTTGGGCAAAAACGCCGAACGCGAAGCGGTCTTCTACTCTATCCACCTTGAACGTGGCGGCGACGCATCCGTGGCCTTTGGGATGCGCGTCGCGGCGATAAGCATCAGGGCGGTATCCGGGAGCAGTCTTCTCGCTGCTGGGCGGCGGCGATACGTGCTTGGCCGTGTTCTCCATCAGATGCGCGCGCTGCTGGACGGAAGTATCTATGGCCATCCGGATGATTTCGCTGGTCAGGAACGGTTCGTTGTCCGTGACCTGCTCGCCCATGGGAGAGCAGGCGGGGGCGCGATCGCGATCAAAGAGCCAGGCCGCAAAGAGCAGCACGATCACCGCCAACGCCGCTAGCCACTTCAGGAAGATATACAAGTGCTTCATGGTTTGTACCTCGGGGCTGGAGGAGCAACGTACACGGAGCAGGACTTGTCATTGGGATCGTCACGATGCACTTTGAGATATTCCACCAGGGCCCAGCGCTCATGTTCGGTCAGCTCTGGACCGATCACGCCATAGGAGGGCGGATCGCCTTCCTTCCACGGCCGGTAGCCGGCACGGAATTCATGCCCGGAGTTGGAACTGCCGGTGATGGAGGTATCGAACAGGAACGCGCCTTTCTCCGAAGCATCGCTATAGAGCCCGACGGCGTAAGGATCAAAGAGCGTGGTCTTGCGATAGAACTTCTTGGACCGCTCATACGCGGGGACCAGCATCTGGTACAGCGAAGGTACAGAGCCGTTGTGCAGGAACGGCGGCGTGGCCCAGATGCCAGCCAGCGGACGCGCCTTGTATTGGGGAAACACTTGCGGGAGGTCCAACTGGCCGAAGCCGTCCCACACATGGCGAACATTGTCATGCGCGCGGTCGTCGTGCATACCCATGTCCTGGTAGGCCTGGTCGCGGACCAGGGTAATCAGATAATTCAGCGCGACGCCCAGGGACACGGAGCTGAGTTGCACTCCGCCAAGCTGCTCGCGGAGGTAGCCGTCTTCTCCTTCGCTGACCAGATGATCGTGCAGGGTTTTTGCGGCCTGGCGCTGGACTTCAGCGACTGTGGAGTCTTTGGACAGCGCGTCATTGTAGGCAACCTGCCGGTGATAGTCTCGCACGGCGTAGCGAGTCAGAGCGTTGCGCACCTGCTCGGCCGTCAATCCGGTTTCCGTTAGGTCCAGGCGGTAGCGAACAAAATTGAGCGCCGAAGTTGCATCGGTGCCGACGTCCTGGATGTTGATCATGGTGATGATCCAGTGCGGGATTGGGGTTTCGAGCTTGGGAGGAGGAGCGTCTTTCGTGGTACCTGGCACGATGCGCTCGGTGACGGACGGTTGCTTGAGCGGATCAGATCTGCCAATACTGATTTGCATGGTCTTGCCCTGCCCAGTGGCGGCGGCAGCGCGCTGCACCCAATCAGGCGGAGCGTCAGATTCGAACTGATACAGTTTGAGCGGAGCGTCGGCTTCAGTCTGGTAGTCCTTGGCCAGATAAGGCCCGTGGCATTTCACGCAGTGAGTGGCAAACAGTTTGGAGCCTTCTTCGGCGAGAGGCTTGTTGATGGGCCCAAAGATGTCTTCCGGCCAGCAAGGCGGGGTGAGCTTGCGTAGCGATCTTTCAATGCTGTCAAGATTCGGGAGCATGGTGGAGGCTTCATAGCGCTCGCTATCAGGCAGAGGCCGTCCGTAGGGGTCAACCAGGTAATAGCGGGCGCCGACGCCCATGGCTTCCCCGAGGTTGCGGGCCATTGGCTGGCGAACGCTGCCGGTGTATTGCACCCAGTCGAATTTGTAGATGTCCCACACCGGCGGATAACTTACCGGGGCGTTGGCCACGCGATAGTTCTTCTCGCTCAGGTTTACAGCGAAAGCGGTGTTGAGGATGCGGCCCAGACCGTCCGTGCGTCCGTAACCTTCTTCTACGGGATAAACGTGCAGGCGCCTTTCGACCATGGCTTGGGCGAACGCCTTCTTCAACACCTTGCCCAGATTGTGGCGCAAGGTGGCGCGTGCTCTGGAATTATTGTGCTTGCCCAAAACGTTTTCCGCGAAGCGCGAGAACTTGAAAGGATTCACGTAGGTGGCGGCCAGTGAGACAGCCAGGTCCATGGCAAAGTGGCCGGGATGCATGCCTTTGAGATCGGCGCCCCCGGAGCCGCCGTCCACGCGCACGCCGTAGCGGACGCCGTCTTTGACGTACTGCAGTTCGCCGGTGTGGCAGGCGGCGCAAGTGAGGTCGAGCATCATCTCGCCGTAGGAAGCATCGTAGCGGGTGGCAAAGCCCACGGGCAGATGCCCGGGATTGTTGGGGAGATCGGCCTGGTCCACGATGAAACCATAGGCGCGCATGAACTTCTCGTCGGCAAAGCGCGCTTCACTCCAGGGACGCTCGAGGTGAACCATCCAGTCATAGCGCAAGTCCTGCACGTAAGCGCCTTGGGGAGTGTGATAGTACGTCTGGCGCTGCGGAGAATTAGGCTCCGTGCCCCAGCCCTGGCCGAGATAACGGACCTCATCAATCTTCGCGGCCGGCGCGATCTGGCGATCAACGTAGGACACGGCGGCGATGAAGCCGCCAACCAGTAGAACGAAAATCACGGCCAAGGTGATGCCCACCGTGATCCACACGCGCCGGCTCACGGCGGTGACCATGCGGTAAATGAGGCCGGCAAGCCATTTGAGGATTTTCCAGAGAAACATTCCCAGTGCGCGGATCTTCGCCCACAGAAAGTCGAGCGGATGATCAAAGAACATGTGGAACTGGTCCATCAGCCAGCGCCAGAAACCGCGGGAGCCCTGAGGGGAAGGATTTGACGCCATATCGCCTGTGTTCCTTTCTTATGCAGAAACGGCCGGGGCCCGCGTGAGAACTACTCAAGTGTTGGAAAACTTGCGCTGCAATCCGGGAATGGCCATGCGGCAACTTACGATCCGGCCGGTGCCGGCCAGAGTCATGAACGCCGTTTTGCCGTCAGGCCCGCCAAAACACATGTTCGAAGGCAGCGGTTCCGGCGCACCGATATCAAATCCAATGAACTCCAGAATTTCGCCTTTAGGAGAGACCACGGTGATGCCACCGTTGACCATGGGATCCAGGCCCTGCGGCATCATGGTGGCCGCGTAGATGTTTCCTTCGGCGTCCATGGTCATGGAATCCAGCTGGCCGCAGCCGGGAATCTTCGCCGTGAGCAAGTACGAACCGTCGAGCGTGCGCAGCGGAAATCCGGAAGGACGCATATTGCACTTGATGGTCCCGGGGGAGGAGAGTTCCCAGTAAACGATCCATCGTGAAAGGGTTTCCGCCACGTAGAGGCGGTCTTCCTGGGGAGAAAGCACGATGCCGTTGGGAGACATGCGTCCGGGAATCTTCAGAATCGGCGTGCGCGATCCCGCGGGCAGGTAGTAAACACCGGTGACGTCGCGGGTGAACCCTTCGTCTTTGCCCCAGTCGGTAAACCAGAGCCCGCCGGTTGAATCGAAGGCCAGGTCGTCAGGGGCGCGAAGACCGCGAGGATCGGTCAAGGCGGGAATCCCGCAGGCCAGCACTTTGGGATTGGTTTGGGGCACAACTGATTGCGGCCCACACCAGGTTTCAAAGGCGCCGGTTGTCAAGTCAACTCTTTGAATTTCTCCGCCGGCGTATCCCGGGGCCTGGATGGTGGGAATGTTGAGCGTCCATGGCAATCCGGGAACCGTCTCAAAGGAAAAGCCTCCGCTGTTGCAGACGTAGAGAGCGCCGTCGGGCCCAAGAGCGCAGCCGTTGGGCGAGCCGCCGAGGTTGATGGATTTGGGCGGCAGGAATTTTCCGGGGTTGGCGGAGTCAGGAAGAAAATGGAGCAGCGCGCCGGCTTTCACATCCACGGCAACCAGGCTGCCGTCGGCGAGATAGACGGGGCCTTCCGGGTATCCCAAGCCACTGGCAACTTCGACGAATTCAGATTGGCGAAGACTCATCAAGCACCTCTCTGCCGCAGGTGGGAATTTTCCAGGGCCTTGATACAGCCGCAAATCTTTTCGGCGATAGCGGCCGAACGCGTGAAACCCAAACAGATCTTTTCGAAATGCTCAAGGGTAAACCCCGGGCTATAGGTCTGGATGGCGGCGAGGACCTTGAGCGCTTCATCCTTATGGCCGCAGCGGCACAAGGCTTCAGCATAAAAAACCTGATGGAAGGTATAGCCGGGCTGCAACTCCACCGAGCGCCGGGCGCTAGTGACCGCATCTTCATTCCGGTTGAGCCGTAAATTGGCGACGGTAATGAATTGCAGCCAGTAAGGGACCGAGGGGTGATCCGGCGCGTCCGCCAATAACCGGCTGAGGATGCGATGGGCCTCAAGAATCTCCTTCTCGCCGCCCGCGCTGGCGTGCGCCAGGCCAAGGTAGCCCCAGGCAACCAGGTCAAATGGCGCAATTTGCACGGCGCGATTCAAGCACTGAACGGCTTTTTCATACTGGCCGTTTTGCAGCCAGACCAGCGAGCACGACGCGAGGACCTCCGATTCGTTAGGCGCGAGTTCACCTGCGCGCTCCGCGGCGGCAATGGCTTCCGCCCAGTCGCCCTGCGGATTGGGCGATATCCCGTGCAGCACGGTCTGCATGAGATACATGCTGAGAAACGCATGCGCGGCGGCGTAAGCGGGATCCAGTTCCATGGCCCGGCGAAGCATGGAGATGGCCTGGGCCACGCCGGCGGGACTGAACTCATAGTTCCAGATGTGGTAGGCCTTGCGCACCAGGCCCCAGGCGTCCAGGTTGTCGGTGGGTGTGCGGTAAGCGAAGTCGGTGACCACGCGGATGAGGTGCCCGCCGACGGAACTGACGATGGCCTTGGAAATCTCCTCCTGCATGTCAAAAATGTCGGTCATCATGCGGTCATATTTCTGGGCCCAGGCGACGCGCTCTTCAATGGCGTCCACCAACTCGACCACGACGCGCAGACGCGGGCCGGCGCGGCGCACCGTGCCGGTGACCACGTAGCGGGTGTTCAGCGTCCTGGCCACCGTCATGGGATCAGACGCCTGTTCCCCCAACTGAAAGGACGCCCTCTGCGGCGCCACGCGCAAACCGGGGACCCCGGTGAGGGCGCGGATGACTTCAGAAGCGAGTCCCGATGCCAAGTAACCATCTTCCGGATCGGCGGCGACACTGCTAAACGGCAGGACCGCGATGGATGTCCTTTCCGTTCCGGTTGCCGGCGGAAGGATTGAGGATGTAGTCGTACTGGAAACAACTGGCGCGGAGCGTGAGCGGGCCGCAGCCGACTCGGGCGAGCTGTCATCGGCTTGCCACCCGGCCGGAGTGATCCGCTGCGTCAGAGCCCGCATCATTTCTGTCATGGTGGGAAAGCGCTCTTCGCGGTCCTTGGCCAGCGCGCGCAGCGTGATTGCTTCCAGACTCGCGGGGATTTCCGGCCGGAGCTGGCGCACCGGCGTGGGCTCAGAGATTTGCATGGCGCGAATCAAGGCGACCGGATTGGGCGCGTGGAAGGGCAACTGGCCGGTGAGCATCTGGCTGAAGATCACGCCGAAGGAAAAGATGTCCGCGCGCTGGTCCACTTGCTCGCCGCGGGCCTGCTCCGGCGCCATGTAGGCGATGGTGCCGACAACTTTGTCGCCGAACACACTCACGCTGCGCGTGGTGCTGTCCGTGGACCGCTCCGCCAGCTTGGCCAGACCGAAATCCAGAATTTTGATCCGGCCGGTGGGCCCCACCACAATGTTGCCGGGCTTGAGATCGCGATGGACAATCCCGGCCGCGTGCGCCGCCGCGATTCCGCTGCCAATTTGCAGGGCCAGTTCCAACGCGGTCTCCACGGGGAAGCCGTTTTCAGGAATCAGGTAGTTCAGCGTCTGCCCGGCCAGATACTCCATGACAATGCAGGCCAGGTCGCCTTCATGGACGATGTCAAGAATAGTGACGATGGCGGGATGATTGAGCGACGACGCCAAGCGCGCTTCGCGGCGAAAGGCCTCTTCCAAAGCAGGATTGTGGGATTCCGGAGAAATGATTTTGACGGCGACGTCGCGGTCCAGACGCGTGTCACGGGCCTTGTAGACCACGCCCATGCCGCCGGCGCCCAGCTGCTCTTCAATCCGATAATGTCCCAGAGTTCGCCCGAGCATCCCGCCTCCTGAGCTGGGGGTCCTGCGGGCCCGCGGCCCAAACTGCACTTGTGATCAGGATGCGGTGGAAGAAGCATCCACGCGCCCTGAGAATTGCCGTCTCAGTCGCATGGACGCCTAAACAATCTGGCTGCTATTTCCGGAAAAACACCGGAAATAGAGGATTCCATGTAGGTACCTGCAAAAAAACTTGCAGAGCGTTCACCTGGTTCGACTGAGGCTTGCACGCTGCACAGCCTGATCCCGAGCCAAGCTTGCAAATCCGGCGCCCGGAAGTCTTGCGAGCTTCGGAGTTGCCTGGTTTTCTACCTGGCACTGGGTTGAGCTGTGGTCGGGACCGTGAGAAGGTCAATCCGAAGGACTTGCCGCCATTTCTTCCCGGGAAAGCTGTTTGTATGCGTCAATCCTTGTCTTGCGAACCTGAATACCTGGCACGGCCTGTGCAACTTGTGTCCACGATATTAGCATGAAGATATTCAACATTTCGTGGAAAAAACCCAATAGCCCATGGTTTTTGAAGCTCAAAATCGGGGAGCAGGGGTGTCTTACACGTGCTTTTTGGGGGATTGGTGGGAAAAAGGGTGGGTGAGGTCAGGATGGGGCAAAGGCTGAGCGTTCGAATCCCCAAGCTTCGCCAACAGCAGGCGAAAGCGTGGGCCAACAGCCGTGGCCCCCGCCCCCTAAACGACCCACAAGGAACCGTCTTCGTTCACAAAATAAACAGCTTCTATGCTACGGTAGTCTTCGTCGCGGAGGGAAATTCTGAGGACTGAATCATCCTCAAAATAGATCGCGAGATCGGTCCCCTCGACAACGCTGGCATCCTTCACTTTGACACCAATCCGAGCACATAGAGTATCTCTATACCCCTCTTCCCCCCACGACACAGTTTTCTCTGCCGTAGAGAGACAAGGCCAAGTGTATGCAGTCAAAGTTGGTCCGTCGAAACGAAGTTGAACATAGTCCAGCACGAATTCCACTGAACTGAGGGCTCTGCCCCTGATTTTTCTTAGCGATTCATTCAGCGTGTTGGGTAAGATCGCCATTTTCGATATTCTCCCATCATTCTAAGGCAGCCTGGAGTCTTGGTAGGACTTGCGGGATGTGGGCCATTGGGCCGGAAGGGCGGGCCATACGTCGCTTCGCCAACAGCGAGCGAAAGCGTGGGCCACGCGTCCCGTCCTACGTGGTTCTGGCTTTGAAGAATTCAAATGTGTGCGTTTTCTGATTTATGATGGATTTCTCGAGGAGACCAGATGAAACGATTCGTTGTTGTTCTTACGGTGCTGACGGGCATGGGACTCTTGTTCGCCCAGGCCAAGAAAGAAGCCGCACCCGCCGGCCCCACAAAAGTTATGGGGAAACCGCAAAACACCGCTTCCGGCGTCGAATACTGGGACATCAAGGTGGGCACGGGCGCGGTTGCCGTGTCCGGCAAGACCGTGAGCGTCCAATACACCGGTTGGCTCACGGACGGCAAAAAGTTCGACAGCTCTGTGGACCGCGACGAGCCTTTTGAGTTCCCGCTGGGCGCGGGCCGCGTGATTAAAGGATGGGACGAAGGCGTGGCCGGGATGCGAGTCGGCGGGAAGCGCCAGTTGAAGATTCCACCCGCTGCCGGCTACGGGGCCAGGGGAGCGGGCAACGTGATCCCACCCAACGCCACCCTGATCTTTGACGTGGAATTGCTGGGAGTGAAGTAAGCAAATGGCAATTGGCAATTAGCCGTTAGCCATTAGCACTTAGCCATTAGCCGTCGGCATCAGGCTTCCGGGCGGCGAAGCAAGGGTGACACCAGCCGGGCGAGTGCGAAGAATACAGAATGAAAACTGGCCGGACGAGCATTGAACTCGCCCGGTCCGTTTCGTTTAGCGTAAGCATGCCAGCCAGGTCAAGAATAGTTCATCGTTCATCCTCCAAGACACCTTGCCAGACAAGCTGAGAGCGGTAGCTCACATCTCAGGTTAGCAAGAAATTGAGCCAACCATCGCTTAGCTCACCTTGGCCGTCTCTATAAAGTTCGCAATGCTCATAAGGGCGTCCACGTCAGGCAATCGGCTGAGGAAGCGAGAGGCTGGGTGAGTGGAGGACCACGACGATACCGCAGCACGGCATCGGGAGCCGAACAGAAACTCCGGCTACCGGTGCTGGGGTTGATGGGCGTGGCGGTGATCACGTATTCGGTGCAGCCTTCGGCCGTGCAGGCGGCGGACATGCTGAATTTGAATCCCGATTTATTGCACCAGACGCCGCCGGTGCAGGAGGGGCCGGCAATCAAGTCACCCACCAAGCAGGCATGCTGGGCGGAAGGATAGTCAGTTCTGCTGCAGTCGCCGCCGCCCGATCCCAGGAGGGCCATGTCGCGAGCATATCCGGCGCTTGGGTAGGCAGTGCTATAAGCAACCTAGGCGGTGTTGACCGTGCGCACCGTGCTCATGGCTGCAGAGTCATTGGCCACCATGCGGGAGCGCAGCAGGTTGGGAACGGCGATGGCGGCGATGATCAACATGACGGGGATACCGACAACGACGCTGCTGTAGCCCAGGATCCAGCCGGCCAGGGCCATGCCATCCACCTTTAAGACGCCCCATGCTCTCCTGGATTTTCTTGCGCGACATGTGTCCGAGCACCACGGCGGGAATGCCGGCGAAGATCCACAAGCAAGTGACGGACAGGATCCCCAGCACCAGACTTGCGGTAGCTTTGCCGTCGGTGGGAGGCTCCATGCCTGGCCGTAGCACCTGGCTTGGCATGGCCTGCATCGCCGGCACGTTGAGCCAGGGTGACGCCGGTTGGCCGGAAGAAGGCGAGGGGGCCGGCGGCTGAGGCGCATTGGTCACCGGGGTATTGCACTGCGGGCAAACCGTTGCGGTATCCGGCATGTTGAAACCGCACTTGAAGCAGAACATGGACACCTCAATCTTTTTGACGGAAAAAAGTACTTGATTGGGAGCGAAATAGCAATCGTAAGAAGCGGGAATTAGAAACGTGCCGCACCTACGGCGCTCAAGCTCATTGCGCTGCCTACCCACCGTTCCGGCTTCGCTGCGCTCGCCTCACAGTGGGCTAACCTCGGGTCGCGCCTGACGGCGCTCAGAGCCAACATCTTGGAGATAGCTCTCGCGATGATGTCGCATCAAAATACCATCTCAAAGTAAATGAGCGGCGATTTGCGATAGACCACGCGGCCGACTTCGCGGAAGCCACATTTGGCGTAAAACTCGCCCGCGCCGGCATCGGCATCAAAGGCGTCCAGGCGGATGGCGCCGACAAGAAAAGCCCGCGCCCGTCGCACCGCTTCTTCCAGGAGCAACCGGCCGATTCCCTGGCGCTGCATCTCCGGAACCACGGCCATGCTGGTCAGGTAGAGCGCCTTCTTCACGGCGGTGAAATAAGTGGTGTCAATCGCCCAGGGCTTCTTGGTAGGCAAGTTGAGGGTTCCGACGATCGCGTTC
This genomic interval from Terriglobia bacterium contains the following:
- a CDS encoding catalase family protein, which translates into the protein MKHLYIFLKWLAALAVIVLLFAAWLFDRDRAPACSPMGEQVTDNEPFLTSEIIRMAIDTSVQQRAHLMENTAKHVSPPPSSEKTAPGYRPDAYRRDAHPKGHGCVAATFKVDRVEDRFAFGVFAQPGQYDALIRFSSGSPTLQPDFMKDARGMAVKLFNVPGKKLLPFEEDDTTQDFTMMNNPVFFIRTLEEYAQFNQMLAYGNPKEYFIDPTGNPLKWHLRELWLGTGTQKPRPDSLATTRFYSASAYALGPNGYVKYSAVPCSSNKVMPPDAKQSKEFDYDYLRLELANQAVSGSACFDFMVQAQVPGKNMPVEDTTVEWNEADSPFIKVATITFKPDPNNNSAERNTACEAMSFNPWHSLASHRPVGVMNRVRKALYQEMSRYRTTKNCATFCQERCTANACSPGCSESCTAACPLLNEPATAELPADVCHPPAVAKTAARVR
- a CDS encoding SMP-30/gluconolactonase/LRE family protein, with protein sequence MSLRQSEFVEVASGLGYPEGPVYLADGSLVAVDVKAGALLHFLPDSANPGKFLPPKSINLGGSPNGCALGPDGALYVCNSGGFSFETVPGLPWTLNIPTIQAPGYAGGEIQRVDLTTGAFETWCGPQSVVPQTNPKVLACGIPALTDPRGLRAPDDLAFDSTGGLWFTDWGKDEGFTRDVTGVYYLPAGSRTPILKIPGRMSPNGIVLSPQEDRLYVAETLSRWIVYWELSSPGTIKCNMRPSGFPLRTLDGSYLLTAKIPGCGQLDSMTMDAEGNIYAATMMPQGLDPMVNGGITVVSPKGEILEFIGFDIGAPEPLPSNMCFGGPDGKTAFMTLAGTGRIVSCRMAIPGLQRKFSNT
- a CDS encoding protein kinase, whose product is MLGRTLGHYRIEEQLGAGGMGVVYKARDTRLDRDVAVKIISPESHNPALEEAFRREARLASSLNHPAIVTILDIVHEGDLACIVMEYLAGQTLNYLIPENGFPVETALELALQIGSGIAAAHAAGIVHRDLKPGNIVVGPTGRIKILDFGLAKLAERSTDSTTRSVSVFGDKVVGTIAYMAPEQARGEQVDQRADIFSFGVIFSQMLTGQLPFHAPNPVALIRAMQISEPTPVRQLRPEIPASLEAITLRALAKDREERFPTMTEMMRALTQRITPAGWQADDSSPESAAARSRSAPVVSSTTTSSILPPATGTERTSIAVLPFSSVAADPEDGYLASGLASEVIRALTGVPGLRVAPQRASFQLGEQASDPMTVARTLNTRYVVTGTVRRAGPRLRVVVELVDAIEERVAWAQKYDRMMTDIFDMQEEISKAIVSSVGGHLIRVVTDFAYRTPTDNLDAWGLVRKAYHIWNYEFSPAGVAQAISMLRRAMELDPAYAAAHAFLSMYLMQTVLHGISPNPQGDWAEAIAAAERAGELAPNESEVLASCSLVWLQNGQYEKAVQCLNRAVQIAPFDLVAWGYLGLAHASAGGEKEILEAHRILSRLLADAPDHPSVPYWLQFITVANLRLNRNEDAVTSARRSVELQPGYTFHQVFYAEALCRCGHKDEALKVLAAIQTYSPGFTLEHFEKICLGFTRSAAIAEKICGCIKALENSHLRQRGA
- a CDS encoding FKBP-type peptidyl-prolyl cis-trans isomerase; the protein is MGLLFAQAKKEAAPAGPTKVMGKPQNTASGVEYWDIKVGTGAVAVSGKTVSVQYTGWLTDGKKFDSSVDRDEPFEFPLGAGRVIKGWDEGVAGMRVGGKRQLKIPPAAGYGARGAGNVIPPNATLIFDVELLGVK
- a CDS encoding DUF4190 domain-containing protein; protein product: MFCFKCGFNMPDTATVCPQCNTPVTNAPQPPAPSPSSGQPASPWLNVPAMQAMPSQVLRPGMEPPTDGKATASLVLGILSVTCLWIFAGIPAVVLGHMSRKKIQESMGRLKGGWHGPGRLDPGLQQRRCRYPRHVDHRRHRRSQPAALPHGGQ
- a CDS encoding GNAT family N-acetyltransferase: MDLSFSLATPAHAAELAALHNLVADDLTARYGHGPWSAHVTERGVLFGMRHAQVVIARNGNAIVGTLNLPTKKPWAIDTTYFTAVKKALYLTSMAVVPEMQRQGIGRLLLEEAVRRARAFLVGAIRLDAFDADAGAGEFYAKCGFREVGRVVYRKSPLIYFEMVF